AGCACTTAGAAGTTGGAGCAAAAAAGGTAATTTTAACTGCTCCTGGTAAAGGCGATGGGGTTGGTACTTATGTAGTTGGAGTTAATGCTGATACATATAAACATAAAGATTATGATATTTTGAGTAATGCAAGTTGTACAACAAACTGTTTAGCTCCAGTTGTAAAAGTTTTAGACCAAACTTTTGGTATTAACAAAGGTTTGATGACCACAATACATAGTTATACAGGCGACCAAAGAATTCTAGATAATAGTCATAGAGATTTAAGAAGGGCTAGAGCTGCTGCTACAAATATCGTTCCTACTTCTACAGGTGCTGCAAAAGCAGTAGCACTTGTGTATCCAGAAATGAAAGGCAAATTAACAGGAATTGCAATGAGAGTCCCAACTCCTAATGTTTCAGCAGTAGATTTCGTTTTTGAATCTTCTAAGTCTGTCACAACCGAAGAAGTCAATAATGCTCTTAAGGAAGCATCTTTAGGTTCAATGAAAGGCATTATTAAGTATGGAGATGAACCATTAGTGTCAAGCGATTATGCAGGTACTAACGAATCATCAATTGTAGACAGCGACCTCACTATGTGTATTGGTGATAATCTTGTTAAAGTCCTTGCTTGGTATGATAACGAGTGGGGCTATAGTCAAAGGGTTGTTGATCTAGCAGAGATTGTTGCTAAAAATTGGGAATAATTAAAAGTGCTTATAAGGAGTCTTCTTCAATAATTTATTTTTACTTTTATCTTTAAATTCTATTGATGGTACACCTTTAGCAAGATAACCGATTGCGTAAATGCTTTTATCTAATTTAGATAAATTATTGGCCCATTTTTTGGGTAATGAGAAAACTAACTCGTAATCTTCACCTCCAAAAAAATAATACTCATCCCATTTATCTCCTTGGGGCCAATCTTTATCTTTGGGTATTTTTTCATAATTCATTATTGCTTTACAGTTACTAGCTACTGTTAAATCTTGTATAGCTTGAAAAAGACCATCGCTACTATCGGTACATCCTATTCTCTTTATTTTTTTATTGGATCGAGTTTTTAGGAGATTTTTTAGAAAATTTGGGTAAACTTGAGGGCGACAAAAATGTTTAATAGATTTACTGATTAATCTTTTATTAAGAGAAACATTGTTATCGAAATTAATTTTATTTTGTATCAAAAATCCTAGTTTGCTAAGTCCATGAATTCCTGTGGTTAAGATAATATCTCCTGGTTTACAAGCATTTCTTCGTAATTCAAGTTCACCTTGAATCCCAAAAGCTGTAATTGAAATAATTTTTTTATCTCCTTTTGAGCAATCTCCCCCAAGAATCACCCCGCCATATTTTTTTAATGCTTTATTTATTCCTATGTATAATTCTTCAACCCAAATCCACTCAGTTCTAGCAGGCAGAATTAGACTTATTGTAATGCCTATAGTTTTTTTGCTTCCGCTGGATAATAAGTCAGAGATGTTGCAAACAACAGCTTTCCATCCAAGGTCTTGAGAGCAAATTGTATTGTCATTGAAATGAACATTTTCTACCAAAGAATCAGTATTAACAAGTAAATTTTCTTTTTTAGTTTTGATTAAAGCGCAATCATCTGAAATTTGATTTTTAGGCATAAATTTTTCTAGCCTTTTTATTAATTCTTTTTCCCCTATGTCTTTTAGTACTTCTTTATGCATTTAATTTGAGATTTTCAATCCCTTCTAAAACATCAACTGAGATTATTGTGTCATCTTTACTAAG
This sequence is a window from Prochlorococcus marinus XMU1419. Protein-coding genes within it:
- the gap gene encoding type I glyceraldehyde-3-phosphate dehydrogenase, producing the protein MTLRVAINGFGRIGRNFMRCWLSRGAYTNIEVVGINVTSDPKTNAHLLKYDSVLGQLDGVDIQYTDDTFVINNKTIKCFSDRNPLNLPWKDWGVDLVIESTGVFNTDVGASKHLEVGAKKVILTAPGKGDGVGTYVVGVNADTYKHKDYDILSNASCTTNCLAPVVKVLDQTFGINKGLMTTIHSYTGDQRILDNSHRDLRRARAAATNIVPTSTGAAKAVALVYPEMKGKLTGIAMRVPTPNVSAVDFVFESSKSVTTEEVNNALKEASLGSMKGIIKYGDEPLVSSDYAGTNESSIVDSDLTMCIGDNLVKVLAWYDNEWGYSQRVVDLAEIVAKNWE
- the thiL gene encoding thiamine-phosphate kinase → MHKEVLKDIGEKELIKRLEKFMPKNQISDDCALIKTKKENLLVNTDSLVENVHFNDNTICSQDLGWKAVVCNISDLLSSGSKKTIGITISLILPARTEWIWVEELYIGINKALKKYGGVILGGDCSKGDKKIISITAFGIQGELELRRNACKPGDIILTTGIHGLSKLGFLIQNKINFDNNVSLNKRLISKSIKHFCRPQVYPNFLKNLLKTRSNKKIKRIGCTDSSDGLFQAIQDLTVASNCKAIMNYEKIPKDKDWPQGDKWDEYYFFGGEDYELVFSLPKKWANNLSKLDKSIYAIGYLAKGVPSIEFKDKSKNKLLKKTPYKHF